The Methanosphaera sp. BMS genome contains a region encoding:
- the ilvB gene encoding biosynthetic-type acetolactate synthase large subunit: MKGSKLLIDKLKENGVDTIFGYPGGVLLPFYDALCESDINHILVRHEQAAAHAADGYARASGRVGVCLATSGPGATNVTTGVATANMDSSPVVVLTGQVPTAAIGTDMFQEVDTIGITMPISKHNFQPRSPKRIAEDIDKAFYIASTGRPGPVVIDLPRNVLEEEIDISSLTINTDIPGYKPTKKGNLKQIKKAINVINQSKKPIIVAGGGAILSDCGKQLYEFAKLANIPIATTLMGKGIISEYDELSLGMIGMHGIQTTNRALTECDCLIAVGCRFSDRSVSNATKFAPNATIIQIDVDPAEIGKTIHVDIPIVGDAKITLEEFINQMDKTDNANWTKELIAKKRDNEENISYTQIPLKPQECIKEIMEAVTADTIVTTDVGQNQMWMAHYYKTRNPRTFISSGGLGTMGFGLPAAMGAQFAKPDANVLAICGDGGFAMVSQELATIKENDLPVVVCILNNRYLGMVAQLQKLFNDHVYATKLTATPDFVKLADAYGIEGQRVEKVGQLRESIENAFKSREATLIDVAIDREELLPIVPPGQSLDKMKMTFDEE, encoded by the coding sequence ATGAAAGGTAGCAAACTATTAATAGATAAACTAAAGGAAAATGGAGTGGATACAATCTTCGGTTACCCTGGAGGTGTACTGCTTCCATTCTACGACGCACTATGCGAATCGGATATAAATCATATACTTGTAAGACATGAACAGGCTGCAGCCCATGCAGCGGACGGATATGCAAGGGCATCCGGTAGAGTCGGTGTGTGTTTGGCTACCTCAGGACCTGGAGCAACAAACGTGACGACAGGAGTTGCAACGGCGAACATGGACTCATCACCGGTCGTAGTACTTACCGGACAGGTTCCAACCGCCGCTATAGGTACGGACATGTTCCAGGAAGTAGATACGATAGGAATAACCATGCCCATATCAAAGCATAACTTCCAACCTAGAAGTCCAAAAAGAATAGCCGAAGACATTGACAAGGCATTCTATATAGCTTCAACAGGCAGACCGGGACCCGTAGTGATAGACCTTCCCCGCAACGTACTGGAAGAGGAAATAGATATAAGCTCATTAACCATAAACACTGACATTCCAGGATACAAGCCGACAAAAAAAGGCAACCTCAAACAGATCAAAAAGGCGATAAACGTAATCAACCAATCAAAAAAACCCATTATAGTAGCAGGTGGAGGAGCTATACTAAGCGACTGTGGTAAACAGCTCTACGAATTTGCAAAGCTAGCCAACATTCCGATAGCAACGACACTCATGGGAAAGGGGATAATATCAGAATATGATGAACTCTCACTTGGAATGATTGGAATGCATGGAATACAAACCACCAATAGGGCATTGACGGAGTGCGACTGCCTTATAGCAGTGGGATGCAGATTCTCAGACAGAAGCGTAAGTAACGCCACCAAATTTGCACCTAATGCCACGATTATACAGATAGACGTTGACCCCGCAGAGATAGGAAAAACAATACACGTCGACATTCCAATAGTTGGAGATGCAAAAATAACCCTGGAAGAGTTCATCAACCAAATGGATAAAACGGACAATGCGAACTGGACAAAAGAACTTATCGCAAAAAAACGGGACAACGAAGAAAACATATCCTACACGCAAATACCTTTAAAGCCACAGGAGTGCATAAAGGAAATCATGGAAGCTGTAACTGCCGATACTATAGTGACGACCGACGTTGGCCAAAACCAGATGTGGATGGCACACTACTACAAGACCAGAAATCCGCGGACATTCATCTCAAGCGGAGGACTCGGAACAATGGGATTTGGACTGCCGGCTGCTATGGGAGCACAATTTGCAAAACCTGACGCAAATGTACTTGCAATATGTGGAGATGGTGGATTTGCAATGGTATCACAGGAGCTTGCAACGATAAAGGAAAACGACCTACCTGTAGTTGTATGCATACTGAACAACCGTTACCTTGGAATGGTGGCACAACTACAGAAGCTCTTCAACGACCACGTATATGCTACGAAACTGACTGCAACCCCGGACTTCGTAAAACTGGCCGACGCTTATGGAATTGAAGGCCAGAGAGTCGAGAAAGTGGGTCAGCTGAGAGAAAGCATAGAAAACGCGTTCAAATCAAGGGAAGCTACCCTGATAGATGTGGCAATAGACCGGGAAGAACTATTGCCGATAGTACCTCCGGGTCAAAGTCTGGACAAGATGAAAATGACATTTGATGAGGAATAG
- a CDS encoding ABC transporter ATP-binding protein, whose amino-acid sequence MTLKAENISFAYKKNKPILKNLSISVSHDKVIGLMGDSGSGKSTLCKIIAGYIDNYSGTVTLDEKAIDKKGYCPVQLIFQHPEKTMNPKWKMNKVLRESWNPPDQLKETFGLKDSWMTRWPSELSGGELQRFSILRALNPKTKFIIADEITTMLDAVTQVQIWDSLIDYCMKNDIGILAVSHDKDLLEVISDDIVLFNEINQI is encoded by the coding sequence ATGACTCTCAAGGCTGAAAACATTTCGTTTGCATATAAGAAGAACAAGCCAATATTAAAAAATCTATCTATTTCGGTAAGTCACGATAAGGTCATTGGTTTGATGGGCGATAGCGGTAGTGGAAAAAGTACCTTATGCAAGATAATTGCTGGGTATATAGATAATTATAGCGGAACTGTTACATTGGATGAAAAGGCCATAGATAAGAAAGGCTATTGTCCGGTTCAGCTGATATTCCAGCACCCTGAAAAAACCATGAATCCTAAATGGAAAATGAATAAGGTACTTAGAGAGTCCTGGAATCCTCCCGACCAACTGAAGGAAACTTTCGGTTTGAAGGACAGTTGGATGACAAGATGGCCCAGTGAACTCTCCGGTGGAGAACTGCAGAGATTCAGTATTCTCAGGGCATTGAATCCAAAGACCAAATTTATTATTGCCGATGAAATAACCACGATGCTTGACGCCGTTACGCAAGTACAGATATGGGATTCCTTGATTGACTACTGTATGAAAAACGACATAGGCATACTTGCAGTAAGTCACGATAAGGATTTGTTGGAAGTTATATCTGATGACATTGTTTTGTTCAATGAAATAAATCAGATATAA
- a CDS encoding ABC transporter substrate-binding protein, producing MDKKYIIGAIIAVVAVAAIAAIALGGSNTAHAEDELVACVAAHGEEPEYGFDPMHGWGYHDSGTEPLIQSTLLKRDANNSFVNDLATDYDISGDYKTYTVNIRDDVKFTDGSKLTAKDVAFSYNTAKEFGEGADLSSMKEAKADGDTKVVFTLDKADSTFINKLTDVGIVPEANYNNESYGQNPIGSGPYKLVQWDKGQQFILERNDEYYGEKPYFKKITNLFLDSDAAFAAVKKGEVDIAEVPVSYANESVEGYHLESFDSIDVRGISLPTQMDDGLQIGSENRSYGNNVTGDPAVREALSVGINRQQLLDGAFNGFGNITTTGVANQLPWAYDSTIKDGQVDQAKSTLEAAGWKDTDGDGIREKDGLKASFPIYYNSKATERQAIAVSVAEQAKQFGIEITPEGKSWDEIYPACSQVAVVWGFGSADPYAIQHQYDSEVAGEGYDNPEILNDSSVDNLINSAMSQDLNSSYGTWSQASQQANTNYPYLWIATMDYTYFVDDSLDISPDTHLIYPHGGDIWGNIYDWKRVNATT from the coding sequence ATGGATAAAAAGTATATAATAGGTGCAATTATAGCTGTCGTGGCAGTAGCCGCCATAGCTGCAATTGCTTTAGGTGGTTCAAACACGGCACATGCCGAAGATGAATTGGTAGCCTGTGTTGCCGCTCACGGTGAAGAACCGGAATACGGTTTTGACCCTATGCACGGATGGGGTTACCACGACTCCGGTACGGAACCGTTGATACAGAGTACTCTTTTAAAAAGAGATGCAAATAACAGTTTTGTAAATGATTTAGCAACCGATTATGATATCTCCGGTGATTATAAGACATACACGGTAAATATCCGTGACGATGTAAAATTCACCGACGGATCAAAATTAACGGCTAAAGATGTAGCATTCTCCTATAATACTGCAAAAGAATTTGGAGAAGGTGCAGATTTAAGTTCAATGAAAGAAGCTAAAGCAGATGGTGATACCAAAGTAGTATTCACTCTTGATAAAGCAGATTCAACTTTCATTAACAAGTTAACCGATGTTGGAATAGTTCCTGAAGCCAACTATAACAATGAATCATATGGTCAGAATCCTATAGGTTCAGGTCCATATAAACTGGTACAATGGGACAAAGGACAGCAGTTCATCCTTGAAAGAAACGATGAATACTATGGTGAAAAACCGTACTTCAAAAAGATTACCAACCTTTTCCTTGACTCCGATGCAGCATTTGCAGCAGTTAAAAAAGGAGAAGTTGACATTGCAGAAGTTCCAGTATCCTATGCAAATGAATCAGTAGAAGGTTATCATTTAGAATCTTTTGATTCAATTGATGTTCGTGGAATCTCATTACCAACACAAATGGATGATGGACTACAAATAGGTTCAGAAAACCGTTCATATGGTAACAATGTAACAGGAGATCCAGCAGTAAGAGAAGCACTAAGTGTAGGAATAAATAGACAACAACTATTGGATGGTGCATTCAATGGATTTGGAAATATAACCACTACAGGTGTTGCCAATCAGTTACCATGGGCATATGACTCCACTATAAAAGATGGACAAGTAGATCAGGCTAAATCAACACTTGAAGCAGCCGGATGGAAAGATACTGATGGTGACGGAATAAGAGAAAAAGATGGACTCAAAGCATCATTCCCTATATATTATAATTCTAAAGCAACTGAAAGACAAGCAATAGCAGTTTCAGTAGCAGAACAAGCCAAACAATTTGGTATTGAAATTACTCCAGAAGGTAAAAGTTGGGATGAAATCTACCCAGCATGTAGTCAAGTAGCAGTAGTATGGGGATTCGGTTCAGCAGATCCATATGCAATTCAACATCAATATGATTCAGAAGTAGCAGGTGAAGGTTATGATAATCCTGAAATACTTAATGATTCTAGTGTAGATAATTTAATTAATTCAGCCATGAGTCAAGACTTGAACAGTTCATACGGTACTTGGAGTCAAGCCTCACAACAAGCTAACACTAATTATCCATATTTATGGATTGCTACAATGGATTACACATACTTTGTAGATGATTCATTAGATATATCCCCTGACACACACCTTATTTATCCACACGGTGGAGACATATGGGGTAACATCTACGATTGGAAACGTGTAAATGCAACTACATAA
- a CDS encoding ABC transporter ATP-binding protein, protein MEKLLEVNNLSISFTQYVQGLNRHELKVISDLTIDVDEHEIVAVLGSSGSGKSLLAHSILGILPYNANVIGEIKYKGKVLDQNLKEEIRGKEICLIPQSVNFLDPLMKVSQQAIGECEDEDEYDRKKLHQREVFAKYGLDESVDDLYPFELSGGMARKVLLSTALLDNPDLLIADEPTPGLDEKSVEETVKDIKALKDEGKGVLLITHDIKVALETADRIAIFYSGYVIEINNTENFRDVNKLLHPYTKSLMEALPKNGFKLTKGVQPLEEVQGCVYYENCPVRKDICQNVKPELIDVDGVMIRCHNYSKEVEDDSQG, encoded by the coding sequence ATGGAAAAATTATTAGAAGTAAATAATTTATCAATATCCTTTACTCAATATGTTCAAGGTTTGAATCGTCATGAACTTAAAGTAATATCTGACTTAACTATTGATGTTGATGAACATGAAATTGTTGCAGTATTAGGTTCAAGCGGTTCAGGTAAAAGTCTTTTAGCCCATTCAATTCTAGGAATTTTACCTTATAATGCTAATGTTATAGGAGAAATAAAATATAAAGGAAAAGTATTGGATCAAAATTTAAAGGAAGAGATACGCGGTAAGGAGATTTGTCTGATTCCACAGTCCGTTAATTTTTTAGATCCATTAATGAAAGTTTCTCAGCAAGCAATTGGAGAATGTGAAGATGAGGATGAATACGATAGGAAGAAGCTTCATCAAAGGGAAGTATTCGCCAAATATGGATTGGACGAAAGCGTTGATGATTTGTATCCATTTGAACTGTCCGGGGGGATGGCAAGAAAGGTACTCTTGTCCACGGCATTGCTGGACAATCCGGACTTATTGATAGCAGATGAACCGACGCCGGGTTTGGATGAAAAAAGTGTTGAGGAGACCGTTAAGGATATCAAAGCTTTAAAGGATGAAGGAAAAGGCGTTCTATTGATTACCCATGATATAAAGGTGGCCTTGGAGACCGCCGACAGAATAGCCATATTTTATTCCGGATACGTAATCGAGATTAATAATACGGAAAACTTCAGGGATGTCAATAAGCTGCTGCATCCTTATACGAAATCATTAATGGAAGCTCTACCTAAGAACGGTTTTAAATTAACAAAGGGTGTGCAGCCATTGGAAGAAGTTCAAGGATGCGTTTACTATGAAAATTGCCCTGTAAGAAAAGACATTTGTCAAAACGTTAAACCGGAGCTTATAGATGTCGATGGTGTAATGATACGTTGTCATAACTATAGCAAGGAGGTAGAAGATGACTCTCAAGGCTGA
- a CDS encoding IS4 family transposase codes for MKRKYLPSILCCCKLLIYFLIFDGINEVCSYENDSFKYSFIKDSIESECIDFRKHVLNDSAFTRNRIWGFGDYVKHILFNQRKTIQNNIDTHLKYVEDGVDSYSKQSFSEQRININPDVFKRISLNYLRNIGYLNRNKINPFFKTFYGFRLFAGDGSRFELPNKKLTLKEFGFKENYDKKVNVIFSGVVDVLNNFIIDGLIGRRGVGEHTLIHRNLEKCRRLIIPEESIFIFDRGYTSIELMVRIIEMHSYFVIRLRKDTYIGERECMTSDDEIVQIELDKMRRNQFKSNYLKQKMNIISSLNLRIVNIELETGEIETLITNLPQETMSKEQLEEIYDARWGIECTYKTLKQRLQIQNYTAQTEIGIQQDIYSTFLIYNVFCYSRLYLNLIINQKMRKKGKKDKYDVNQSNLISRLKIDLFEAILDSTKNKNFINNLIKKCTPAPNKIKKPRKYERKKITPRRYLQTQYKLTY; via the coding sequence ATGAAACGAAAATACCTCCCCTCAATATTATGTTGTTGTAAGTTGTTAATTTATTTTTTGATTTTTGATGGAATTAATGAAGTTTGTTCCTATGAAAATGATAGTTTTAAATACTCCTTCATTAAAGATTCTATAGAATCCGAGTGTATTGATTTTAGAAAGCATGTTTTAAATGATTCTGCTTTTACTCGTAATCGTATATGGGGTTTTGGTGATTATGTTAAACATATTTTGTTTAATCAACGAAAAACTATTCAGAATAATATTGATACTCATTTGAAGTACGTTGAAGATGGTGTTGATAGTTATAGTAAACAAAGTTTTTCAGAACAGAGAATTAATATTAATCCGGATGTGTTTAAAAGAATTAGTCTTAATTATTTGAGAAATATTGGTTATTTAAATAGAAATAAAATAAATCCATTCTTTAAAACTTTTTATGGATTTCGTTTATTTGCTGGTGATGGATCTCGATTTGAATTACCAAATAAAAAGTTAACCTTGAAAGAATTTGGATTTAAAGAAAATTACGATAAAAAGGTTAATGTTATATTTTCAGGAGTTGTGGATGTTCTAAATAATTTCATAATCGATGGATTAATTGGAAGAAGAGGTGTTGGAGAACATACTCTGATACATCGAAACCTTGAAAAGTGTAGAAGACTAATAATTCCTGAAGAATCCATATTTATATTTGATAGAGGCTATACTTCCATAGAATTAATGGTAAGAATAATAGAAATGCACAGTTATTTTGTTATAAGACTAAGAAAAGACACATACATTGGAGAACGTGAATGTATGACTTCTGATGATGAAATAGTCCAGATAGAACTAGATAAAATGAGACGAAACCAATTCAAAAGCAATTATCTTAAACAAAAAATGAATATAATTAGTTCATTGAATTTAAGAATCGTGAATATAGAACTAGAAACAGGTGAAATTGAAACCTTAATAACAAATTTACCACAAGAAACAATGAGTAAAGAACAATTAGAAGAAATATATGATGCAAGATGGGGAATAGAATGCACATACAAAACACTAAAACAAAGACTTCAAATACAAAATTACACAGCACAAACAGAAATCGGAATACAACAAGACATCTACTCAACATTTCTAATATATAACGTATTTTGCTATTCAAGATTATACTTAAATCTAATCATAAACCAAAAAATGAGGAAAAAAGGAAAAAAAGACAAATATGATGTAAATCAATCTAATTTAATCAGTAGACTCAAAATAGATCTATTCGAAGCAATATTAGATTCAACAAAAAATAAAAATTTCATCAACAATTTAATTAAAAAATGCACACCAGCACCCAATAAAATTAAAAAACCCCGAAAATACGAAAGAAAAAAAATAACACCACGCAGATACTTACAAACACAATATAAACTAACATATTAA
- a CDS encoding ABC transporter permease: MIKINNKKLAKFLGFKIVRLIILLIVIASISFIMIQLSPIDPVKAYLGQRIVSQEQLAIIGHYWGTDLTLSERVLGWLKTLASGSMGFSLIFRVPVTEVIMQKFTASLTLMVTSWLISAVVGFGLGILAGAKEGTLTDKIIKTYCYILQASPTFWIGLVFLMVFSVYLGWFPIGLSVPIGQLSDTVTFWQWLYRLILPAITLSVVGIASITMYTRDKLINVKKSDYFLFAQARGESFWGMIKNHGIRNVLLPAITLQFLSFNELFGGTILVEQVFAYPGIGQATVAAGLRSDVPLLLGIVIVSTIFVYVGNFIADIIYQYVDPRIRSVDDD, encoded by the coding sequence ATGATTAAAATTAATAACAAAAAATTAGCTAAATTTTTAGGATTTAAAATTGTACGATTAATCATTTTACTGATAGTTATAGCTTCTATTAGTTTTATTATGATTCAATTATCTCCAATAGATCCTGTTAAAGCATATCTTGGTCAAAGGATAGTTAGTCAAGAGCAATTAGCTATCATTGGACATTATTGGGGTACAGATTTAACTTTATCTGAAAGAGTATTAGGATGGTTAAAGACACTGGCTTCCGGAAGTATGGGTTTTTCATTAATATTCAGAGTACCCGTTACAGAAGTAATCATGCAAAAATTCACAGCTTCATTAACACTTATGGTTACATCCTGGTTAATATCTGCAGTAGTTGGTTTTGGGTTAGGTATACTTGCCGGAGCAAAGGAAGGTACATTGACAGATAAAATAATTAAAACATATTGTTACATATTACAGGCATCACCAACCTTTTGGATAGGACTTGTATTTTTAATGGTCTTCTCGGTATATTTAGGCTGGTTCCCTATAGGTCTATCGGTTCCTATCGGACAATTATCAGATACTGTAACTTTCTGGCAATGGTTATACAGATTAATATTGCCTGCAATAACATTAAGTGTTGTAGGAATTGCTTCCATTACCATGTATACCCGGGATAAACTTATCAACGTTAAGAAAAGTGATTATTTCCTATTTGCTCAAGCCAGAGGTGAAAGCTTTTGGGGAATGATAAAAAATCATGGAATTAGAAATGTATTGCTTCCGGCCATTACCTTGCAATTCCTATCATTTAATGAATTATTTGGTGGAACAATCCTTGTTGAACAGGTATTTGCATACCCTGGAATAGGTCAGGCAACTGTAGCGGCAGGATTAAGATCAGATGTACCCTTATTATTGGGAATTGTAATAGTCAGTACAATTTTTGTATATGTGGGAAACTTTATTGCTGATATAATTTATCAGTATGTTGATCCAAGAATAAGGAGTGTTGACGATGACTGA
- the ilvN gene encoding acetolactate synthase small subunit has translation MTNKHTISILVENKTGVLQRIAGLFTRRDFNIDNISVGKTSVENMSRITITTYGDDKTLEQIIKQLNKLIEVIKVREMKPDQTIRRQLALVKIHAPTEEDKSEIIQYTNIFRGKIADVTPKTITVEITGNPDKINALIDLLRPYGIKEMTKTGTTAITRGQKTL, from the coding sequence ATGACCAACAAGCACACGATAAGCATACTTGTAGAAAACAAGACGGGAGTACTGCAGAGAATAGCAGGACTCTTTACAAGACGAGACTTCAACATAGACAACATCAGCGTCGGTAAAACCTCGGTTGAAAATATGTCCCGTATAACGATTACGACATACGGCGACGACAAGACGCTCGAACAGATTATAAAGCAACTAAACAAGCTAATAGAAGTAATCAAGGTACGGGAAATGAAACCGGACCAGACAATAAGAAGACAGCTGGCACTGGTAAAAATACACGCACCGACAGAAGAGGACAAATCAGAAATAATACAATACACAAACATCTTCAGAGGAAAGATTGCCGACGTTACGCCAAAAACCATCACGGTAGAAATAACGGGAAATCCCGACAAGATAAACGCACTCATAGACCTTTTAAGACCATACGGAATAAAGGAGATGACAAAAACAGGGACTACAGCAATTACCAGAGGACAAAAAACATTATAA
- a CDS encoding acetolactate synthase large subunit, translating into MNGSEALLKKLKENGTDVVFGYPGGVLLPLYDSIYDCDIKHILVRHEQAAAHAADGYARASGKTGVCIATSGPGATNLVTGIATAQMDSSPVIALTGQVGTPIIGTDAFQEVDTIGITMPITKTNFQPRDSSDVPKIIDAAYHIASTGRQGVVVVDLPKDVLENEVTDEDMDAKLEIQGYKPNTNGNPRQITKAIQTILNCKKPIILAGGGVILADASKELVEFATKANIPVATSLMGKGSIPEDHELSLGLLGMHGLESTNNAVTDCDCLIAIGCRFSDRTTGKVSEFASDAVKIQIDIDPAEIGKNVDIDIPIVGNAKIILEKFIGEIDGVNHGDWTKQIVSKRWAYKPKYNFGCVPFKPQECIKEIMEAITPETIVTTDVGQNQMWMAHYFKTKNPRTFISSGGLGTMGYALPAAIGAQVAKPDEHVLAVAGDGGFQMVSQELATIKEYDLPIVTCILNNRYLGMVYQWQVLYYNNRISQTELAPTPDFVQLAKSYGIDAVSVEEIGKLKENIMEAFDQGEARVIEVKIDSSELLPMVPPGEKITKIVGEYKQEE; encoded by the coding sequence ATGAACGGAAGTGAAGCACTACTGAAAAAACTAAAGGAAAATGGTACAGATGTAGTCTTCGGTTATCCCGGAGGGGTACTGCTACCATTATATGATTCAATATATGACTGTGACATAAAACACATACTAGTTAGACATGAACAGGCCGCAGCCCATGCAGCCGACGGATATGCAAGGGCATCAGGAAAGACGGGTGTATGCATCGCAACATCAGGACCGGGAGCAACAAACCTTGTAACCGGTATTGCAACCGCACAAATGGATTCAAGCCCGGTAATAGCATTGACCGGTCAGGTCGGAACACCTATCATCGGAACGGATGCATTCCAAGAGGTAGATACCATAGGTATAACCATGCCTATTACAAAAACGAATTTCCAGCCAAGAGACTCAAGTGATGTGCCTAAAATAATAGATGCCGCATATCACATAGCATCAACCGGCAGACAGGGAGTTGTAGTTGTAGATTTGCCAAAAGACGTGCTTGAAAATGAAGTAACGGATGAGGATATGGATGCAAAACTGGAAATACAGGGATACAAGCCAAATACTAATGGAAATCCAAGACAGATAACGAAGGCTATCCAAACAATATTGAATTGTAAAAAACCCATCATCCTTGCAGGTGGAGGTGTAATACTTGCAGATGCATCCAAAGAATTGGTTGAATTTGCAACCAAGGCAAACATTCCAGTAGCCACGAGCCTTATGGGTAAAGGATCAATACCTGAAGACCATGAACTGTCACTTGGACTATTGGGTATGCATGGACTGGAATCAACAAACAATGCGGTAACCGACTGTGACTGCCTGATAGCAATAGGCTGCAGATTCTCCGATCGTACAACGGGTAAGGTATCTGAATTTGCATCGGATGCCGTGAAAATCCAGATAGATATAGACCCGGCGGAAATCGGCAAGAACGTCGACATAGACATACCTATAGTTGGAAACGCCAAGATAATACTTGAAAAATTCATAGGCGAAATCGATGGAGTCAACCACGGTGACTGGACCAAGCAAATCGTGAGCAAAAGATGGGCATACAAGCCTAAATATAACTTCGGATGCGTACCATTCAAGCCACAGGAATGCATCAAGGAAATAATGGAAGCCATAACCCCTGAAACAATTGTTACGACCGACGTGGGTCAAAACCAGATGTGGATGGCACACTACTTCAAAACAAAAAATCCGCGAACATTCATCTCAAGCGGAGGACTCGGAACAATGGGTTATGCCCTGCCGGCGGCTATAGGAGCACAAGTGGCAAAGCCCGACGAACATGTACTTGCGGTTGCAGGTGACGGAGGATTCCAGATGGTATCACAGGAACTTGCAACGATAAAGGAATATGATTTACCTATAGTAACATGCATCCTAAACAACAGGTATCTTGGAATGGTATATCAATGGCAGGTGTTATACTACAACAACAGGATATCCCAGACAGAACTGGCACCTACGCCGGACTTTGTACAGTTGGCAAAGTCCTATGGAATAGATGCCGTATCGGTTGAAGAAATAGGTAAGCTTAAAGAGAATATAATGGAAGCATTCGATCAAGGAGAAGCCCGTGTAATAGAAGTTAAAATCGATTCGTCAGAACTGCTGCCAATGGTTCCGCCGGGTGAGAAGATTACAAAAATTGTTGGAGAATATAAGCAAGAGGAATGA
- a CDS encoding ABC transporter permease gives MTELPWYNKGLFSSLNLRQKTLLTIGLTAFALLIIFVSGLMIDANLPTNFAIKMQPPSFEHIFGTDWMGRDMFIRTVKGLSLSIIIGLGASIISSIIAVILAFISSINRLSDEVVAWLIDLFASIPHILLIMMISIALGKGAFGVTMAVAFSHWINLTRVLRAEIMQINTSEYVALSGKFGKSKLWIAKEHILPLVLSQVFVGTLLVFPHAIMHESSVTFLGFGLSPHEPAIGIILSESMSYLAMGAWWLAFFPGIALLIVVLLFDIIGDNLKRLLDPSEANN, from the coding sequence ATGACTGAACTGCCATGGTATAATAAAGGTTTATTCAGCTCATTAAATCTAAGACAAAAAACATTATTAACCATAGGACTTACAGCTTTCGCTTTATTAATAATTTTTGTATCGGGTTTAATGATTGATGCAAATTTACCCACAAATTTTGCTATAAAAATGCAACCCCCATCCTTTGAGCATATTTTTGGTACTGACTGGATGGGTAGGGACATGTTCATAAGAACGGTAAAAGGTTTAAGTTTAAGTATAATCATTGGATTGGGTGCTTCTATAATAAGCAGTATTATTGCAGTTATACTGGCATTCATTTCAAGTATAAACAGACTTTCTGACGAAGTAGTTGCATGGTTAATTGATTTGTTCGCATCAATACCTCATATCTTATTAATAATGATGATATCTATCGCATTAGGAAAGGGTGCTTTTGGAGTCACAATGGCAGTGGCATTTTCGCACTGGATTAATTTAACAAGAGTGTTGAGAGCGGAGATAATGCAAATTAACACATCTGAATATGTTGCCTTATCAGGAAAATTTGGTAAAAGTAAGTTATGGATAGCAAAAGAACATATACTGCCTTTAGTATTATCTCAAGTATTTGTAGGTACTTTATTGGTATTTCCTCATGCAATTATGCATGAATCAAGTGTTACTTTCTTAGGATTTGGTTTATCACCACATGAACCTGCTATTGGTATAATATTGTCAGAATCAATGTCTTATCTTGCAATGGGCGCCTGGTGGTTAGCATTCTTCCCAGGAATTGCATTATTAATAGTTGTATTATTGTTTGACATTATAGGTGATAACCTTAAACGGTTATTGGATCCTTCAGAAGCGAATAACTAG